ACTATGGTAGCAACATTGGATAGCAGCAGTGCAATCCCGATAACCAGGCCGACCACTTCACCGATTCCGCAGCCCAATAAACAGTGCAGTGTTGCGCTGGTTGCGAGTTTCAGTTTTCCGCCGCTGTCGTCAGTCTGGTCCTGGTGCGAAGAATGTTCCGCGTGTTCCATGATATCCCTCCGTTTTGAAATGAGTACTTGAAGTGATTGAGCACCACGCCTCAATATCGCCGTTCAGATTCTGCAATAGGAACATCGTTGGCGCTCATATCCCTGCGCTGCATCAGGCCTGCATCATCAAATTCCCAGTGCTCGTTGCCATGGGTGCGGTACGTTTGGCCGGTATCGGCATCGCGCCATTCGTATTCAAAGCGAACGGAAATACGGTTATCCGTATAAGCCCAGAGTTCTTTCATGAGTCGATAGTCCAATTCCTTCGCCCATTTGCGTCTCAAGAATTCTTTGATGGCTTCTCTGCCGGTAAAAAATTCGGTGCGGTTGCGCCATTGGGAGTCTTCGGTGTAAGCCAGGGCGACACGTTCCGGATCGCGGCTGTTCCAGGCGTCTTCGGCAGCCTTTACTTTTGCCCGCGCGGTCTCTTCTGTGAACGGAGGTTTGATGGCTTGTTTCATTTTTGGTGTTCTCCTTCATTGGTTTGTTAAAAGTCATTTTCCTAAAAGTGCTTTCAGTTTTTTTGTTAACTCACTTTTTGAAATCACCCCGGTTG
The candidate division KSB1 bacterium genome window above contains:
- a CDS encoding nuclear transport factor 2 family protein is translated as MKQAIKPPFTEETARAKVKAAEDAWNSRDPERVALAYTEDSQWRNRTEFFTGREAIKEFLRRKWAKELDYRLMKELWAYTDNRISVRFEYEWRDADTGQTYRTHGNEHWEFDDAGLMQRRDMSANDVPIAESERRY